In Felis catus isolate Fca126 chromosome A2, F.catus_Fca126_mat1.0, whole genome shotgun sequence, the following proteins share a genomic window:
- the DNAJB1 gene encoding dnaJ homolog subfamily B member 1 isoform X1 gives MGKDYYQTLGLARGASDEEIKRAYRRQALRYHPDKNKEPGAEEKFKEIAEAYDVLSDPRKREIFDRYGEEGLKGGGPSGGSSGGANGTSFSYTFHGDPHAMFAEFFGGRNPFDNFFGQRNGEEGMDIDDPFSGLPMGMGGFTNLNFVRSRPAQEPTRKKQDPPVTHDLRVSLEEIYSGCTKKMKISHKRLNPDGKSIRNEDKILTIEVKRGWKEGTKITFPKEGDQTSNNIPADIVFVLKDKPHNIFKRDGSDVIYPARISLREALCGCTVNVPTLDGRTIPVVFKDVIRPGMRRKVPGEGLPLPKTPEKRGDLIIEFEVIFPERIPQTSRTVLEQVLPI, from the exons ATGGGCAAGGACTATTATCAGACGCTGGGCCTGGCCCGCGGCGCTTCGGACGAGGAAATCAAGCGGGCTTACCGCCGCCAGGCGCTGCGCTACCACCCAGACAAGAACAAGGAGCCCGGCGCCGAGGAGAAGTTCAAGGAGATCGCCGAGGCCTACGACGTGCTCAGCGACCCGCGCAAGCGCGAGATCTTCGACCGCTACGGGGAAGAAG GCCTAAAGGGTGGTGGCCCCAGTGGCGGGAGCAGCGGTGGTGCTAACGGTACCTCTTTCAGCTACACGTTCCACGGAGACCCTCATGCCATGTTCGCGGAGTTCTTCGGTGGCCGCAATCCCTTTGACAACTTTTTTGGGCAGCGGAATGGGGAGGAAGGCATGGACATCGACGACCCGTTCTCTGGCTTGCCCATGGGCATGGGTGGCTTCACCAACCTGAACTTTGTCCGCTCCCGTCCTGCCCAAGAGCCCACCCGAAAGAAGCAAGATCCCCCCGTCACACACGACCTCAGGGTCTCGCTTGAAGAGATCTATAGCGGCTGTACCAAGAAGATGAAAATCTCCCATAAGCGGCTGAACCCCGATGGAAAGAGCATTCGCAACGAAGACAAGATCTTGACCATCGAAGTAAAGCGGGGCTGGAAAGAAGGGACCAAAATCACCTTCCCCAAGGAAGGCGACCAGACCTCCAACAACATTCCAGCTGacattgtctttgttttaaaggacAAGCCACACAATATCTTTAAGAGAGATGGCTCTGACGTCATTTACCCAGCCAGGATCAGCCTTCGGGAG GCTCTGTGTGGCTGCACGGTGAACGTACCCACTCTGGACGGCAGGACCATACCCGTCGTGTTCAAAGATGTCATCAGGCCTGGCATGAGGCGAAAAGTTCCTGGAGaaggcctccccctccccaaaacgCCCGAGAAACGCGGGGACCTCATTATTGAGTTCGAAGTGATCTTCCCTGAAAGGATCCCCCAGACATCAAGAACCGTACTGGAGCAGGTTCTTCCGATATAG
- the DNAJB1 gene encoding dnaJ homolog subfamily B member 1 isoform X2 encodes MFAEFFGGRNPFDNFFGQRNGEEGMDIDDPFSGLPMGMGGFTNLNFVRSRPAQEPTRKKQDPPVTHDLRVSLEEIYSGCTKKMKISHKRLNPDGKSIRNEDKILTIEVKRGWKEGTKITFPKEGDQTSNNIPADIVFVLKDKPHNIFKRDGSDVIYPARISLREALCGCTVNVPTLDGRTIPVVFKDVIRPGMRRKVPGEGLPLPKTPEKRGDLIIEFEVIFPERIPQTSRTVLEQVLPI; translated from the exons ATGTTCGCGGAGTTCTTCGGTGGCCGCAATCCCTTTGACAACTTTTTTGGGCAGCGGAATGGGGAGGAAGGCATGGACATCGACGACCCGTTCTCTGGCTTGCCCATGGGCATGGGTGGCTTCACCAACCTGAACTTTGTCCGCTCCCGTCCTGCCCAAGAGCCCACCCGAAAGAAGCAAGATCCCCCCGTCACACACGACCTCAGGGTCTCGCTTGAAGAGATCTATAGCGGCTGTACCAAGAAGATGAAAATCTCCCATAAGCGGCTGAACCCCGATGGAAAGAGCATTCGCAACGAAGACAAGATCTTGACCATCGAAGTAAAGCGGGGCTGGAAAGAAGGGACCAAAATCACCTTCCCCAAGGAAGGCGACCAGACCTCCAACAACATTCCAGCTGacattgtctttgttttaaaggacAAGCCACACAATATCTTTAAGAGAGATGGCTCTGACGTCATTTACCCAGCCAGGATCAGCCTTCGGGAG GCTCTGTGTGGCTGCACGGTGAACGTACCCACTCTGGACGGCAGGACCATACCCGTCGTGTTCAAAGATGTCATCAGGCCTGGCATGAGGCGAAAAGTTCCTGGAGaaggcctccccctccccaaaacgCCCGAGAAACGCGGGGACCTCATTATTGAGTTCGAAGTGATCTTCCCTGAAAGGATCCCCCAGACATCAAGAACCGTACTGGAGCAGGTTCTTCCGATATAG